The Deltaproteobacteria bacterium genome contains a region encoding:
- a CDS encoding glycosyltransferase family 39 protein, with translation MQSVTARGGQIVGVEGARTREFPWVAGVALVTFLLHGLTSGGYGYFRDEFYYLACSDRLAAGYVDHPPLSIWLLAGSRWLLGDSLLALHFLPALATALLVLVTGHLTRVLGGGRWAQALAAVAAAVAPVYLVVGNFYSMNAFEPLLWTVGALIVVHLIHTDDARWWLALGLVIGLGLENKHSMLFFGLGLSVAVVATPLRRHLFRRWVWLGALVALVLFLPNLLWQFRYGFPTLEFMRNAQLFKNAPLSLTQFVGQQILMVHPVTLPLWLAGLCWYFATSAGRRYRALGWIYVVVFALLVLQRGKAYYLAPAYPPLLAAGAIAFATWTDRRARWLRSAYLALLLAGGFVLAPLGLPILPADTLVGYARALGVQEGVKAETNELGQLPQHFADMFGWSEMVDTVADVYNRLPADDRARCAIYAQNYGEAGAIDFLGRTHGLPHALSGHNNYWLWGPGNVTGEVVIVVGGSAADLAGFCETVEQVAVTHCRYCMPFENNRPIFLCRNHQGRLQQIWAQLKRYI, from the coding sequence ATGCAATCGGTCACGGCTCGCGGCGGGCAGATCGTCGGAGTTGAGGGCGCGCGCACGCGCGAGTTTCCGTGGGTCGCAGGCGTGGCGCTGGTCACCTTCCTGCTGCACGGGCTGACTAGCGGCGGCTACGGTTACTTTCGCGATGAGTTCTACTACCTCGCCTGCAGCGATCGCTTGGCGGCCGGATACGTGGATCATCCGCCGCTGTCGATCTGGCTGCTGGCGGGTTCGCGCTGGCTGCTGGGTGATTCGCTCCTGGCCTTGCACTTCCTGCCCGCTTTGGCGACGGCACTGCTGGTGTTGGTGACCGGCCACCTCACGCGCGTGCTCGGCGGGGGACGCTGGGCGCAAGCTCTCGCCGCCGTGGCGGCCGCGGTTGCGCCCGTCTACCTCGTGGTCGGCAACTTCTATTCGATGAACGCATTCGAACCGTTGCTGTGGACGGTCGGTGCACTCATCGTTGTGCACCTCATACATACCGACGACGCGAGATGGTGGCTCGCGCTCGGACTGGTGATTGGCCTCGGACTCGAGAACAAACATTCGATGTTGTTCTTCGGCCTGGGGCTGAGCGTCGCGGTCGTGGCGACGCCGCTGCGCCGGCACCTCTTTCGTCGCTGGGTTTGGCTGGGCGCGCTCGTGGCGCTGGTGTTGTTTCTCCCGAATCTTCTGTGGCAGTTCCGTTATGGATTTCCCACGCTCGAGTTCATGCGCAACGCGCAGCTATTCAAGAACGCGCCGTTGTCGCTGACACAGTTCGTCGGTCAACAGATTCTCATGGTGCATCCGGTGACGCTGCCGCTCTGGCTCGCGGGGTTGTGCTGGTACTTCGCGACATCGGCGGGGCGCCGCTATCGCGCCCTGGGATGGATCTATGTGGTCGTGTTCGCGCTGCTCGTGCTGCAACGAGGTAAGGCGTACTACCTGGCGCCCGCCTATCCGCCGCTGCTGGCGGCCGGAGCGATTGCCTTCGCGACATGGACGGACCGGCGTGCGCGCTGGCTGCGGTCGGCGTACCTGGCGCTGCTGCTCGCCGGCGGCTTTGTGCTGGCGCCGCTTGGGCTGCCGATCTTGCCGGCGGACACGCTCGTCGGTTACGCGCGCGCGCTCGGGGTACAAGAGGGCGTTAAGGCAGAGACCAATGAGCTGGGCCAACTCCCGCAACACTTCGCCGACATGTTTGGTTGGAGCGAGATGGTCGACACCGTCGCGGACGTCTACAACCGTCTGCCCGCGGACGATCGTGCCCGTTGTGCCATCTACGCGCAAAACTACGGTGAAGCGGGCGCGATCGATTTCCTCGGCCGAACCCACGGACTGCCGCACGCGCTATCGGGCCACAACAACTATTGGCTGTGGGGGCCGGGCAATGTCACCGGCGAGGTGGTGATCGTGGTGGGCGGATCGGCTGCCGATCTCGCCGGTTTCTGCGAGACGGTCGAACAAGTTGCCGTCACCCATTGTCGCTACTGCATGCCGTTCGAGAACAATCGCCCGATCTTCCTCTGCCGCAATCACCAGGGTCGTTTGCAGCAGATCTGGGCGCAGCTCAAGCGGTACATCTAA
- a CDS encoding TetR/AcrR family transcriptional regulator, whose translation MARKRPEDRVDRLVECAARVFTERGYKRTQMADVARAMGVAPGTLYLYVESKEALFDLVVQRAFLDQPAAPLPQLPIGMPAPGQTLRHVRERFAREARLPALQAAYARTRADEPRIELERVIRELYAVVARNRRGNQLLERSALDHPALAQLYFKRMRRTLIERLTQYLERRIRHGAFRPVPDTATAARLILEIVAWFAMHRHGDRDPVILDERLAEDTVVAVLVNAFVKEEKQYAIGHGSRRADRRS comes from the coding sequence AGATCGCGTCGACCGGCTGGTGGAATGCGCCGCGCGCGTGTTCACCGAACGCGGCTATAAGCGCACGCAGATGGCCGATGTGGCGCGCGCCATGGGGGTCGCGCCCGGAACGCTGTATCTCTACGTCGAAAGTAAAGAGGCGCTGTTCGACTTGGTGGTGCAGCGCGCGTTTCTCGATCAACCGGCCGCGCCGCTCCCCCAGTTGCCGATCGGGATGCCGGCGCCTGGCCAGACCCTGCGCCACGTGCGCGAACGCTTCGCGCGCGAGGCCCGGCTCCCAGCGCTCCAGGCTGCGTACGCGCGTACTCGCGCCGACGAGCCGCGCATCGAGTTGGAGCGCGTGATACGCGAACTCTACGCCGTGGTTGCGCGCAACCGTCGCGGCAACCAGTTGCTGGAGCGTTCCGCGCTCGATCACCCGGCGCTGGCGCAGTTGTATTTCAAGCGGATGCGGCGGACGCTGATTGAGCGGCTCACCCAATATCTGGAACGCCGCATCCGTCACGGGGCGTTCCGTCCCGTACCGGACACGGCCACCGCCGCGCGTCTCATCCTCGAGATCGTCGCGTGGTTTGCCATGCACCGCCACGGCGATCGCGATCCCGTCATCCTCGACGAGCGGCTGGCCGAGGACACGGTCGTCGCCGTGCTCGTCAACGCATTTGTGAAAGAGGAGAAGCAGTATGCAATCGGTCACGGCTCGCGGCGGGCAGATCGTCGGAGTTGA